A stretch of Geomonas oryzisoli DNA encodes these proteins:
- a CDS encoding type II toxin-antitoxin system Phd/YefM family antitoxin — protein sequence MKVLSASAARADLSRLIDETVASHEPVYITGGRANAVLLSEEDWRAVNETLYLLSIPGMRESVLKGLATPLDQCSGEPGL from the coding sequence ATGAAAGTGCTTTCCGCAAGTGCCGCAAGGGCGGATCTGTCCCGCTTGATAGATGAAACGGTTGCGTCGCACGAGCCGGTATATATCACCGGCGGGCGTGCTAATGCCGTATTGCTGTCGGAGGAAGACTGGAGGGCGGTTAACGAAACGCTCTATCTGCTTTCCATCCCGGGAATGCGGGAGTCTGTGTTGAAAGGCTTGGCAACTCCTTTGGACCAATGCAGCGGAGAGCCCGGCTTATGA
- a CDS encoding ABC transporter permease, which produces MFFLKYILRNLFRHKLRSVLTIVGVAVAVLAFGLLRTLVGLWYAGAEHASDTRLVTRNAISLVFPLPISYLERIRGTAGVTSVSYGNWFGGFYKDEKNFFANYAIEPRGYLELYPELVLSPKEKNDFLLDRKGCIVGARLARTYGWKVGDLITLKGTIYPGQWEFVLRGIYHGKEKATEERILLFHWSYLNESMRQTVPRRADQVGYFVVGVKKPELAPDVSLAIDSMFKNSLAETLTETEKAFHMSFVSMTEAIMIAIQIVSYMVIAIIMVVAANTMAMTARERIAEYATLKTLGFKGGHLAGLIFGESVLISVVGGVVGVVATFPAAHWIETELAQFFPYFSVSTETILLELLAALSVGVVSGIFPTWRGATIRIADGLKRIG; this is translated from the coding sequence ATGTTCTTCCTGAAATACATCCTCAGGAATCTCTTCCGGCACAAGCTCCGCTCCGTCCTCACCATCGTGGGGGTGGCCGTGGCGGTGCTCGCCTTCGGCCTTTTGCGCACCCTGGTGGGGCTTTGGTACGCCGGCGCCGAGCACGCCTCCGACACGCGTCTGGTCACCCGTAACGCCATCTCCCTGGTCTTCCCGCTCCCCATCTCCTACCTGGAGCGGATCCGCGGCACCGCTGGGGTGACCTCGGTCTCCTACGGCAACTGGTTCGGCGGGTTCTACAAGGACGAGAAGAACTTCTTCGCCAACTACGCCATCGAGCCGCGCGGGTACCTGGAACTCTATCCGGAGCTCGTGCTTTCCCCCAAGGAGAAGAACGACTTCCTCCTGGACCGCAAAGGGTGCATCGTCGGCGCACGTCTGGCCAGGACCTACGGCTGGAAGGTCGGCGACCTGATCACCCTCAAGGGAACGATCTACCCCGGGCAGTGGGAGTTCGTGCTGCGCGGCATATACCACGGCAAGGAGAAGGCGACCGAGGAGCGGATCCTGCTCTTTCACTGGAGCTACTTGAACGAGAGCATGCGTCAGACCGTCCCCCGCCGCGCCGACCAGGTGGGGTACTTCGTCGTGGGGGTGAAAAAGCCGGAGCTCGCCCCCGACGTCTCCCTCGCCATCGACTCGATGTTCAAGAATTCCCTCGCGGAGACCCTCACCGAGACGGAGAAGGCGTTCCACATGAGCTTCGTCTCCATGACCGAAGCGATCATGATCGCCATCCAGATCGTCTCCTATATGGTGATTGCCATCATCATGGTGGTCGCGGCCAATACCATGGCCATGACCGCGCGGGAGCGTATCGCCGAGTACGCCACCCTGAAGACGCTGGGCTTCAAGGGGGGGCACCTGGCCGGGCTCATCTTCGGCGAGTCGGTGCTGATCTCGGTGGTGGGAGGCGTGGTCGGGGTGGTTGCGACCTTCCCTGCCGCCCACTGGATCGAAACCGAGCTGGCCCAGTTTTTCCCCTATTTCAGCGTCTCGACCGAGACCATCCTGCTCGAATTGCTCGCCGCCCTGTCGGTGGGCGTGGTCTCCGGGATCTTCCCCACCTGGCGCGGCGCCACCATCCGCATCGCCGACGGGCTGAAGCGGATCGGGTAA
- a CDS encoding ABC transporter ATP-binding protein, whose protein sequence is MAEASEPIVRIRNLTKAYRRGTQLIPVLTGINFDIARGEFVALMGPSGSGKSTLLNLIAGIDSADEGSILVGDVEITRLGESDLARWRAGSVGFIFQFYNLIPVLTAFENVELPLLLTHLNRRERREHVEAVLNVVGLADRMDHYPSQLSGGQQQRVAIARAIVTDPEILVADEPTGDLDRASAEEILQLMDRLVREFGKTVIMVTHDPRAAEKAHLIRHLEKGELSVT, encoded by the coding sequence ATGGCCGAAGCGAGCGAGCCTATCGTCCGGATCAGGAACCTCACCAAGGCCTACCGCCGGGGTACCCAGCTGATCCCCGTGCTGACCGGTATCAACTTCGACATCGCGCGGGGGGAGTTCGTCGCCCTCATGGGGCCCTCCGGCTCCGGCAAGAGCACCCTTCTCAACCTGATCGCCGGCATCGACAGCGCCGATGAGGGATCGATCCTCGTGGGAGACGTCGAGATCACCCGCCTGGGCGAAAGCGATCTCGCCCGCTGGCGCGCCGGCAGCGTCGGCTTCATCTTCCAGTTCTACAACCTCATCCCGGTCCTGACCGCCTTCGAGAACGTGGAGCTTCCCCTTTTGCTGACCCACCTGAACCGCCGCGAGCGGCGCGAGCACGTGGAGGCGGTCCTGAACGTGGTGGGGCTTGCCGACCGGATGGACCACTATCCTTCCCAGCTCTCCGGCGGTCAGCAGCAGCGGGTCGCCATCGCCCGCGCCATCGTCACCGACCCGGAGATACTGGTGGCGGACGAGCCGACCGGCGACCTGGACCGGGCCTCGGCCGAGGAGATTCTGCAGCTCATGGACCGGCTGGTGCGGGAGTTCGGCAAGACCGTGATCATGGTCACCCACGACCCGCGTGCCGCGGAGAAGGCACACCTGATCCGGCACCTGGAGAAGGGTGAGCTGAGCGTGACCTAG
- the mnmA gene encoding tRNA 2-thiouridine(34) synthase MnmA: MSAQYKGRKVAVAMSGGVDSSTVAALLKEQGAEVIGINMKLFRREGEDPQAKGDAQVVAEYLGIEFHQVHLEEEFGRLIMEDFRAQYMAGETPNPCVRCNRYVKFGLLLDKALELGADYLATGHYVRTSQDETGTWHLLKAAYLAKDQSYFLYTLTQRQLSRVIFPLGDMPSKDEVRKLAAGFGIPVAQKSDSQEICFVPGDDYVAFLEKGGVPGRSGEIVHVDGTVLGRHNGTHRYTVGQRRGLGIAWKEPLYVVAIDALSARVVVGEVGLLFAPGLIACDLNWVVPVAGDTVQTTCKIRYRQQPIECRVKLVGEGLGEVFFVEPQKSVTPGQSVVFYQGDELVGGGRIVKAL; encoded by the coding sequence ATGTCAGCACAGTACAAAGGCAGGAAGGTAGCCGTCGCCATGAGCGGCGGCGTGGATTCATCGACGGTCGCGGCGCTTCTCAAGGAGCAGGGGGCGGAGGTGATCGGCATCAACATGAAGCTGTTCCGGCGCGAGGGCGAGGACCCGCAGGCCAAGGGGGACGCCCAGGTCGTCGCCGAATACCTCGGCATAGAATTCCACCAGGTGCACCTGGAGGAGGAGTTCGGTCGTCTGATCATGGAGGACTTCCGCGCGCAGTACATGGCGGGGGAGACCCCCAACCCCTGTGTGCGTTGCAACAGGTACGTGAAGTTCGGGCTGTTGCTGGACAAAGCGTTGGAGCTGGGTGCCGATTACCTCGCCACCGGCCATTACGTGAGGACCAGCCAGGACGAAACCGGGACCTGGCACCTGCTCAAGGCGGCCTACCTGGCCAAGGACCAGTCCTATTTCCTCTACACCCTCACCCAGCGGCAGTTGTCCCGCGTCATCTTCCCGCTGGGAGACATGCCGAGCAAGGACGAGGTGAGAAAGCTCGCCGCCGGCTTCGGGATACCGGTGGCGCAGAAGAGCGACAGCCAGGAAATCTGCTTTGTCCCCGGCGACGACTATGTGGCCTTCCTGGAAAAGGGGGGTGTACCGGGGAGAAGCGGCGAGATCGTGCACGTGGACGGAACCGTGCTCGGGCGCCACAACGGCACCCATCGCTATACCGTTGGGCAGAGAAGGGGACTGGGGATCGCCTGGAAGGAGCCGCTGTACGTGGTCGCCATCGATGCGCTGAGCGCCAGGGTCGTGGTCGGTGAGGTGGGGCTCCTCTTCGCGCCCGGGCTTATCGCCTGCGATCTGAACTGGGTGGTTCCCGTCGCGGGGGACACGGTGCAGACCACCTGCAAGATCCGTTACCGGCAGCAGCCCATCGAGTGCCGGGTGAAGCTTGTGGGGGAAGGGTTGGGCGAGGTCTTTTTTGTCGAGCCGCAGAAGTCGGTGACCCCGGGGCAGTCGGTGGTCTTTTACCAGGGAGACGAGCTGGTCGGCGGCGGCCGCATCGTCAAAGCGCTTTAA
- a CDS encoding multiheme c-type cytochrome, whose product MMKSLLTALLILTAPFAAGAAEPCLPCHAEKTPAAVAQWQGSAHAQAGIGCEKCHGTDHDKIVKGEAKVGMKVCAPCHQKAYQEHRASRHGMGLHSGWGCTRNLSNRKQGECRFCHEEGDEMPRSDVQCARFLKQSTEMGEIGCNYCHSVEDACDSCHSKHMTDLKIVRDPNSCAKCHMGPDHPQWEMWQTSLHGTLNASSGRNTGPDCQTCHMPKGTHNVSVGITMSSGGVPYPAKKADPARADMINICSACHAPAFAKRELERDDQVRGQSLAILKEAEHVIWDLNDRGLLDPMPENRPPHPLSGPRLVTDNQMLYEDTSHIERLFFKMKKYDYARTVKGAYHQNPAYTHWYGNAELKMDLVDIKSEASRLKERGGKKVESNQGAHPGIEDELKTLKNKFERGALSEAEYAREKGKVLEKMR is encoded by the coding sequence ATGATGAAGTCATTGCTTACCGCGCTGTTAATTTTGACGGCACCCTTTGCCGCGGGAGCCGCTGAACCGTGCCTTCCCTGCCATGCCGAGAAAACACCCGCCGCGGTCGCCCAATGGCAGGGAAGCGCCCACGCGCAGGCCGGGATCGGCTGCGAGAAGTGCCACGGGACCGACCACGACAAAATCGTCAAAGGCGAGGCCAAGGTGGGGATGAAGGTATGCGCCCCCTGCCACCAGAAGGCGTACCAGGAGCACCGCGCCAGCCGTCACGGCATGGGGCTGCACTCCGGGTGGGGCTGCACGAGGAACCTCTCCAACCGCAAGCAGGGGGAGTGCCGTTTCTGCCACGAGGAGGGGGACGAGATGCCGCGCTCGGACGTGCAGTGCGCCCGGTTCCTGAAACAGTCGACGGAAATGGGGGAGATCGGCTGCAATTACTGCCACAGCGTCGAGGATGCCTGCGACTCCTGCCACTCAAAGCACATGACCGACCTGAAGATCGTGCGTGATCCCAACTCCTGCGCCAAGTGCCACATGGGACCGGACCACCCGCAGTGGGAGATGTGGCAAACCTCGCTGCACGGCACCCTGAACGCGAGCAGCGGCAGGAACACCGGACCGGACTGCCAGACCTGCCACATGCCCAAGGGGACCCACAACGTCTCCGTCGGGATCACCATGAGCTCCGGCGGCGTCCCCTACCCCGCCAAAAAGGCGGACCCCGCCCGGGCAGACATGATCAACATCTGCAGTGCCTGTCACGCCCCCGCCTTCGCGAAGCGGGAGCTGGAGCGCGACGACCAGGTGCGCGGCCAGAGTCTCGCCATCCTGAAGGAGGCGGAGCACGTGATCTGGGACCTGAACGACCGCGGGCTCCTCGACCCGATGCCGGAGAACCGTCCGCCGCACCCTTTGAGCGGGCCGCGCCTGGTCACCGACAACCAGATGCTCTACGAGGACACCTCGCACATCGAGCGGCTCTTCTTCAAGATGAAGAAGTACGATTACGCCCGTACCGTCAAGGGGGCCTACCACCAGAACCCGGCCTACACCCACTGGTACGGCAATGCCGAGCTGAAGATGGACCTGGTCGACATCAAGAGCGAGGCGAGCAGGCTGAAGGAGCGAGGCGGGAAAAAGGTGGAGAGCAATCAGGGAGCGCACCCCGGCATCGAGGACGAGCTGAAAACACTGAAGAACAAGTTCGAAAGAGGCGCCTTAAGCGAGGCGGAGTACGCCAGGGAGAAGGGGAAGGTGCTGGAGAAGATGAGATAA
- a CDS encoding efflux RND transporter periplasmic adaptor subunit — translation MAQDDLNKLTIDKHRYTPSGGAGRKRRTRIVTVLVLLALVLAVWAMATTRSVEVEVATVSLVYPSQTISLLNASGYVVAQRKAAVSSKATGRLEWLGVEEGSVVREGQLLARLENRDVAAQKGQASASLSAARDNLEQAKVEQKDAARALTRAKELIGQGIIAQADYDTAEARYQRAQAAVAAAQANISGAQSALRGAEASLDYTLIRAPFDGVVLTKNADVGDIVSPLAAAANAKAAVVTMADMGSLQVEADVSEANLGKVKVGQPCEIVLDALPDVRFRGALSTIVPTADRSKGSVMVKVRFLDQDKRLLPEMSAKVAFLERELKGGEGAPRVGLPPAAVLHRDGRDYVFKVVKDRAQLTPVVLGGKLGDLVQATSGVNAGERIVTKPLDKLRDGSRVKTAEK, via the coding sequence ATGGCACAAGACGACCTTAACAAACTGACCATCGACAAACATCGCTACACCCCCTCCGGCGGTGCCGGAAGGAAACGGCGCACGAGGATCGTGACGGTGCTGGTGCTTTTGGCGCTGGTGCTCGCGGTATGGGCCATGGCGACCACGCGCAGCGTCGAGGTCGAAGTGGCCACCGTTTCCCTGGTCTATCCCTCGCAGACCATTTCGCTGCTGAACGCAAGCGGCTACGTGGTGGCCCAGAGAAAGGCCGCGGTCTCCTCCAAGGCCACCGGCAGGCTGGAATGGCTCGGGGTGGAAGAGGGGAGCGTGGTACGCGAGGGGCAACTGCTCGCCCGCCTGGAGAACCGCGACGTGGCTGCCCAAAAAGGGCAGGCGTCGGCCTCGCTTTCGGCTGCGCGCGACAACCTGGAACAGGCCAAGGTGGAGCAAAAGGACGCCGCACGCGCCCTCACACGCGCCAAGGAACTGATCGGACAGGGGATTATCGCCCAGGCCGACTACGACACGGCCGAGGCGCGCTACCAGCGCGCGCAAGCCGCCGTGGCGGCCGCGCAGGCCAATATCAGCGGAGCGCAAAGCGCCCTGCGCGGTGCCGAAGCCTCCCTGGACTACACCCTGATCCGCGCCCCCTTCGACGGGGTGGTGCTCACCAAGAACGCCGATGTGGGCGACATCGTCTCCCCGCTAGCCGCCGCGGCCAACGCCAAGGCCGCCGTGGTCACCATGGCCGACATGGGATCGCTGCAGGTCGAGGCGGATGTCTCGGAGGCTAACCTGGGCAAGGTGAAGGTGGGGCAACCGTGCGAAATCGTCCTCGACGCACTCCCCGACGTCCGCTTCCGCGGCGCGCTCTCCACCATCGTCCCCACGGCCGACCGCAGCAAGGGGAGCGTGATGGTCAAGGTCCGCTTCCTGGACCAGGACAAGCGTCTGTTGCCGGAGATGAGCGCGAAGGTCGCCTTCCTGGAGCGTGAGTTGAAGGGGGGGGAAGGGGCGCCCCGCGTGGGGCTGCCACCGGCCGCGGTGCTGCATCGCGATGGCAGGGACTATGTCTTCAAAGTGGTCAAGGACAGGGCGCAGCTCACCCCGGTGGTGCTTGGGGGGAAGCTTGGCGACCTGGTGCAGGCGACCTCCGGCGTCAACGCCGGCGAGCGCATCGTGACCAAGCCCCTGGACAAGTTGCGCGACGGCAGCCGCGTGAAGACGGCGGAAAAGTAG
- a CDS encoding (deoxy)nucleoside triphosphate pyrophosphohydrolase, producing the protein MRKHVHVACAIIERDGLVLSARRSASMNLPLRWEFPGGKIEPGEGREECLKRELVEEMGVEIAVGRPLTPTTHRYPTFDVTLYPYVCSIVAGEITLHEHSAMTWLPPERMLELEWADADLPIILEYQTARA; encoded by the coding sequence ATGAGAAAACACGTCCACGTAGCCTGCGCCATCATCGAGCGTGACGGGCTGGTGTTGTCGGCCCGGCGCAGCGCGTCCATGAACCTGCCGCTTCGGTGGGAATTTCCCGGTGGCAAGATCGAGCCCGGAGAAGGGCGCGAGGAGTGTCTGAAACGTGAGCTGGTGGAGGAGATGGGGGTGGAGATTGCGGTGGGGCGCCCGCTCACGCCGACCACGCACCGGTACCCGACCTTCGACGTGACCCTCTACCCGTACGTTTGCAGCATCGTTGCCGGCGAGATCACCCTGCACGAGCACTCGGCCATGACCTGGCTCCCCCCCGAGCGGATGCTGGAGCTCGAGTGGGCCGACGCCGACCTCCCCATTATCCTCGAGTACCAGACGGCCAGGGCCTAA
- a CDS encoding ABC transporter permease, whose protein sequence is MGIPYSYSFRNLWTRRLTTVLTASGMGLVVFVFAATLMLTEGLQKTLVQTGSADNVVLLRKSSNSEVQSAVERDQASLLESQPEIAVGADGEPLLAKELVVLINLKKRVGDKPSNVIIRGIDPASLKLRPAVRLKEGRMPRPGSAEVVAGESVARRFKGCGLGETLRFGMRDWRVVGVFDAGSTGFSSEIWGDRDQMMQAFRRPVYSSIIFRLRDTTAFDAYKARVEADPRLTVEAKRETQYYLDQSEAMAKFLRILGLVLTVIFSIGAVIGATITMYAAVANRVTEIGTLRALGFQKKSILSAFVLEALLLGLCGGVLGVCAASFMQLITISTMNWNSFSELAFSFTLNVSIVWKSLLFSAVMGLVGGALPALRAARMNIVEALRAT, encoded by the coding sequence ATGGGCATCCCCTATTCCTACAGCTTTCGCAACCTCTGGACCCGCAGGCTCACCACGGTCCTCACCGCAAGCGGCATGGGGCTCGTGGTGTTCGTCTTCGCGGCCACCCTGATGCTGACCGAGGGGCTGCAAAAGACCCTGGTGCAGACCGGCTCCGCCGACAACGTGGTGCTGCTCAGGAAATCCTCCAACTCCGAGGTGCAAAGCGCGGTGGAGAGGGACCAGGCGTCCCTCCTGGAGAGCCAGCCGGAGATCGCCGTCGGAGCCGATGGGGAGCCGCTTTTGGCCAAGGAGCTGGTGGTTCTCATCAACCTGAAGAAGCGGGTGGGGGACAAGCCTTCCAACGTGATCATCCGCGGCATCGATCCGGCCTCGCTGAAGTTGCGCCCGGCGGTCCGGCTGAAGGAGGGGCGTATGCCGCGCCCCGGTTCCGCCGAGGTCGTCGCCGGAGAGAGCGTGGCGCGTCGCTTCAAGGGGTGCGGGCTGGGCGAGACCCTTCGGTTCGGCATGCGCGACTGGCGCGTGGTAGGCGTCTTCGATGCCGGTTCCACCGGTTTTTCCTCCGAGATATGGGGCGACCGCGACCAGATGATGCAGGCCTTTCGGCGGCCGGTCTACTCCTCGATCATCTTCCGGCTGCGCGACACCACCGCCTTCGACGCCTACAAGGCGAGGGTGGAGGCCGATCCGAGGCTCACCGTCGAGGCGAAACGCGAGACCCAGTACTACCTGGACCAGTCCGAGGCGATGGCGAAGTTTTTACGCATCCTGGGCCTGGTGCTCACAGTCATTTTTTCCATCGGCGCCGTCATCGGGGCAACCATCACCATGTACGCCGCAGTCGCCAACCGGGTCACCGAGATAGGCACCCTGCGCGCGCTCGGGTTCCAGAAAAAGAGCATCCTCTCCGCCTTCGTACTCGAGGCACTCCTTTTGGGGCTGTGTGGCGGAGTGCTCGGCGTCTGTGCCGCCTCGTTCATGCAGCTCATCACCATTTCCACCATGAACTGGAACTCGTTTTCGGAACTGGCCTTTTCCTTCACCCTCAACGTCAGCATCGTGTGGAAGTCGCTGCTCTTCTCCGCCGTCATGGGGCTTGTCGGAGGCGCACTCCCCGCCCTGCGCGCCGCGCGGATGAACATAGTCGAGGCCCTGCGGGCCACTTAA
- a CDS encoding DUF503 domain-containing protein, translated as MHVALLQMRLLLPSRTLKEKRAIVKSVLARARNRFNVACSESALHDQPADAELCFVTVASSPTRARQLLQELEYWLVSERPDLQIIDLQIEEL; from the coding sequence ATGCACGTGGCATTACTGCAGATGAGGCTCTTACTGCCAAGCCGCACGCTCAAGGAGAAGCGGGCGATCGTCAAAAGCGTCCTGGCCCGTGCGCGCAACAGGTTCAACGTCGCCTGTTCCGAAAGCGCCCTCCACGACCAGCCCGCCGACGCCGAACTCTGCTTCGTCACGGTCGCCTCAAGCCCCACCAGGGCCAGGCAGCTCTTGCAGGAACTGGAGTACTGGCTCGTTTCGGAGCGGCCGGACCTGCAGATCATCGACTTGCAGATCGAGGAGCTGTAG
- the rdgC gene encoding recombination-associated protein RdgC: MGILANTVSVCHFKVQGELPPQEELYAWVTKQLAANRFNPIDQGTEEMSVGWVHLDDPRIADFDSPAACCREHYFMFTLRRDKRAVPSAVLKAHLEKAKEEFLAENPNFTKVPKQKREDLKEAVHAMLLSQTLPTPATYDAVWDTKSGILTFSSLSPKVIELFEDMFKKTFEGLRVSAFHPYARAESVLDEGNKVLLLQANKAGGDNYLELIKENQWLGTDFMLWLMYQTMNESSEYTVNQPGVLLAQEPFVSYLDDRVVLLGSGENGAQKITVAGPQDHFNEVRSALLNKKQITEATLHLESGDDHYKLTLKGELFHFASFKSPAVKLEKDSTVDEAMEREAVFFERMLLLEKGTQLFDSVFATFLKLRLGNGWAEESAAIQKWLNVCSYCNSQLNS, encoded by the coding sequence ATGGGCATCCTCGCCAACACAGTAAGCGTCTGCCACTTCAAGGTCCAGGGGGAGCTCCCGCCGCAGGAAGAACTTTACGCCTGGGTCACCAAACAGCTGGCAGCAAACAGGTTCAACCCGATCGACCAGGGTACCGAAGAAATGTCGGTCGGCTGGGTGCACCTGGACGACCCCAGAATAGCCGACTTCGACTCCCCCGCGGCCTGCTGCCGCGAGCACTATTTCATGTTCACGCTGCGCCGCGACAAGCGCGCCGTCCCCTCCGCGGTGCTGAAGGCGCACCTCGAAAAGGCCAAGGAGGAGTTCCTGGCGGAGAACCCGAACTTCACCAAGGTCCCCAAACAGAAGCGGGAGGATCTGAAGGAGGCGGTGCACGCCATGCTCCTGTCGCAGACGCTCCCCACCCCCGCCACCTACGATGCGGTCTGGGACACCAAGAGCGGCATCCTCACCTTCAGCTCGCTTTCCCCCAAGGTGATCGAGCTCTTCGAGGACATGTTCAAGAAGACCTTCGAGGGGCTCAGGGTTTCCGCCTTCCATCCCTACGCCCGCGCCGAAAGCGTGCTGGACGAAGGGAACAAGGTACTGCTGCTGCAGGCCAACAAGGCCGGCGGCGACAACTACCTGGAGCTGATCAAGGAGAACCAGTGGCTGGGGACCGATTTCATGCTCTGGCTCATGTACCAGACCATGAACGAGTCCTCGGAATACACCGTCAACCAGCCGGGCGTGCTGCTCGCCCAGGAGCCCTTCGTGTCCTATCTTGACGACCGCGTGGTGCTGCTTGGCTCCGGCGAAAACGGTGCGCAGAAGATCACAGTGGCCGGTCCGCAGGACCACTTCAACGAGGTGAGAAGCGCTCTCCTGAACAAGAAGCAGATCACCGAGGCCACGCTGCACCTGGAGTCGGGCGACGACCACTACAAGCTGACGTTGAAGGGCGAGCTGTTCCACTTCGCGTCCTTCAAGTCTCCGGCGGTCAAGCTGGAGAAGGACAGCACGGTGGACGAGGCGATGGAGCGGGAGGCGGTCTTCTTCGAGAGGATGCTGCTGCTTGAGAAAGGAACCCAGCTCTTCGACTCGGTCTTCGCGACCTTCCTGAAGCTCAGGCTGGGGAACGGATGGGCGGAGGAATCGGCCGCGATCCAGAAATGGCTCAACGTCTGCAGCTACTGCAACAGCCAGCTTAATTCCTAA
- a CDS encoding HDOD domain-containing protein: MPLSLTIRRLLSTQPIDLPVFHPIAVRILHLLHTPDFTMTQITDLANEDQSLAGQILKMANSPLYIGRVRTETIKEAVVRLGGQEIANLAMAASQASLHTSEIPTINRFLQVLWLHSHACALGSRWLARRAGYPQHGDQAYMAGLLHDIGKLYLLKALERLNRMGVAQAALEEDLLLEIFAELHVEQGCRLMEHWNMPKVYYNVVANHHDENFDTQDIVLTVVRLVNTACRMKGIGLLHDPEIDLFEQPESAMLQLSDEEMDDLLDVLDDSQELVL; this comes from the coding sequence ATGCCCCTGTCTCTCACCATCAGGCGCCTGTTGAGCACGCAGCCTATCGATCTCCCGGTCTTCCACCCCATTGCGGTGAGGATCCTGCACCTGCTGCACACGCCCGACTTCACCATGACCCAGATCACCGATCTGGCCAACGAGGACCAGTCGCTGGCCGGCCAGATCCTGAAGATGGCCAACTCGCCCCTGTACATCGGCCGGGTCCGGACCGAAACCATCAAGGAAGCGGTCGTCAGGCTGGGCGGGCAGGAGATCGCCAACCTGGCCATGGCGGCCTCGCAGGCGAGCCTGCACACCTCGGAAATACCGACCATAAACAGGTTCCTGCAGGTACTGTGGCTGCACAGCCATGCCTGCGCCCTGGGCAGCCGCTGGCTGGCGCGCCGCGCCGGGTATCCGCAGCACGGCGACCAGGCCTACATGGCCGGGCTGTTGCACGACATCGGCAAGCTGTACCTTTTGAAGGCGCTGGAGCGGCTGAACCGGATGGGGGTGGCGCAGGCGGCGCTCGAGGAGGACCTGCTGCTGGAAATCTTCGCGGAGCTGCACGTCGAACAGGGGTGCCGGCTCATGGAACACTGGAACATGCCCAAGGTCTACTACAACGTGGTCGCCAACCACCACGACGAGAACTTCGACACCCAGGACATCGTGCTGACAGTGGTCAGGCTGGTGAACACGGCGTGCCGGATGAAGGGTATCGGGCTGCTGCACGACCCGGAGATCGATCTCTTCGAGCAGCCCGAGTCGGCCATGCTGCAGCTTTCCGACGAAGAGATGGATGATCTTCTGGATGTCCTGGATGATTCGCAGGAGCTCGTGCTGTAA